In Cryptomeria japonica chromosome 10, Sugi_1.0, whole genome shotgun sequence, a genomic segment contains:
- the LOC131077816 gene encoding GDSL esterase/lipase At5g63170, which produces MAIHLGLLCASAILAVLVCVAAQGGSSRFPAIMVFGDSTLDPGNNNNINTPAKANFPPYGRDFPGRIPTGRFTNGKLSSDYLASALGIKDLVPAYLDRSLSSNDLLTGVSFASAGSGYDNMTAESGNVIALWKQVQYFREYISRITSIVGAERASSIVSNSLYYLAAGNADWGVSYFFNIGNAQNNRAMNYTIPQYTDLLINSGLGTITDLYNAGARKFIVAGLSILGCSPSERTFLAVAGRPCNARINDASAYFNRHWAPALSNLESSLPGSTIVYSDIYDIVVDAVAYPFRYGFIDPTRGCCGTGLVEVGRDCARAAAISCPDASRFLWWDSVHPTSAMYEIIANLVMQRDVPRLP; this is translated from the exons ATGGCAATTCACCTCGGGCTTCTGTGTGCTTCAGCAATACTTGCTGTGTTGGTATGTGTGGCAGCTCAGGGTGGGAGCTCACGATTTCCAGCAATAATGGTGTTTGGGGACTCGACCCTTGATCCtggcaacaacaacaatatcaacacgCCTGCTAAGGCCAACTTCCCGCCTTATGGTAGAGATTTTCCTGGTCGTATTCCCACTGGTCGGTTCACTAATGGGAAACTCAGTTCAGATTACCTTG CATCTGCCCTGGGTATTAAAGATCTAGTTCCTGCATATCTAGATAGGAGTCTCAGCTCGAACGATTTGCTCACAGGAGTGAGCTTCGCCTCAGCTGGCTCTGGCTACGATAATATGACCGCAGAGAGCGGA AATGTGATAGCATTATGGAAGCAAGTGCAGTATTTCAGGGAATACATATCTCGAATAACATCCATTGTTGGGGCAGAGCGGGCGTCGAGTATTGTGAGCAATTCGCTTTACTACTTGGCTGCAGGGAATGCTGATTGGGGCGTTAGTTATTTCTTCAACATAGGAAATGCTCAAAATAACCGTGCTATGAACTATACCATTCCTCAGTATACAGATCTTCTTATTAACAGTGGTCTCGGCACCATTACG GATCTGTACAATGCTGGAGCCAGAAAGTTCATAGTAGCAGGGCTATCCATCCTGGGTTGCTCACCTTCAGAAAGAACATTTCTTGCTGTAGCAGGGAGGCCATGCAATGCAAGAATAAATGATGCATCTGCATACTTTAACAGACACTGGGCACCTGCTCTCTCCAACTTGGAGAGCTCACTGCCAGGATCAACAATTGTTTATTCAGACATCTATGACATTGTGGTGGATGCTGTTGCATATCCTTTCAGATATG GGTTTATTGATCCAACGAGAGGTTGCTGTGGAACTGGTCTTGTGGAAGTGGGTAGAGACTGTGCAAGGGCTGCTGCAATATCATGCCCAGATGCATCAAGATTTCTGTGGTGGGACTCTGTACATCCAACTTCAGCCATGTATGAGATCATTGCCAATCTTGTTATGCAACGAGATGTGCCAAGGCTTCCCTAG